In the genome of Petrotoga olearia DSM 13574, one region contains:
- a CDS encoding ABC transporter substrate-binding protein, giving the protein MKKSLLVIFVSVLLVVAGFSQVAGIPREETLIANVLTGRVNSPGIFNIFTSSWRTPDQGIQQLMLEPLWMMEPTRGEVINSLAAEGPIYNEDFTKMTVKLREGCYWSDGVEITADDIVYAITTAMKYQGMAYHDQFRLHVDKVYKTDDYTVVFELKEPNARFHANFVDRWGAWRPFPKHIFEKVEDPLSFNYNPPISSGPYVLKDYDRAGYWTLWEKREDWDRTPTGMLFGEPKPKYVLFYYYGEATNQVIAQANHNLDMADLTMEAFRALIQRNQYSRGYRIEYPWVVNTDPCMTGVIFNTDVYPYNIKDVRWALTLAIDIVDYIGIAFDGAAPMGALHLPPMPVYQEWYYEPLEDWLKNFTLDIEVNGRPFKPYDPTATLRAAQYARERGYEVPNDIEALKEMFGPGWWKYAPDVAEQLLERNGFTKDKNGKWLLPDGTPWKINIIANANPSHPAHRNALAAAQQWRNFGIDVSVTPSEQDASIVVSGNFEVSAQWPASEPWGGHPDLYRVFSSTHSKYYQPIGENAITNLGPAPGRWTDPRMDKVIEGMEKVDWDSEENMELGIEGLKILVEEMPSIPTFGYPGVVGWDEYYWTNYPGAENPYMIPYHHWPNFKYVLPFLEPTGRK; this is encoded by the coding sequence ATGAAAAAGAGCTTATTGGTGATTTTTGTTTCCGTGTTACTTGTTGTTGCAGGATTTTCACAAGTAGCTGGGATTCCAAGGGAAGAAACACTCATTGCTAACGTTTTAACCGGAAGAGTAAACTCACCTGGTATCTTCAACATATTTACCAGTAGCTGGAGAACTCCTGATCAAGGGATTCAACAATTGATGCTGGAACCATTGTGGATGATGGAACCTACCAGGGGAGAAGTTATTAATTCTCTTGCAGCGGAAGGTCCGATTTACAACGAAGACTTCACAAAGATGACGGTTAAGTTAAGGGAAGGATGTTATTGGAGTGATGGTGTTGAAATTACTGCCGATGATATTGTGTACGCCATCACAACAGCCATGAAATATCAAGGAATGGCTTATCATGATCAGTTTAGGCTTCACGTTGATAAAGTATACAAAACAGATGATTACACTGTGGTATTTGAACTAAAGGAACCTAATGCACGATTCCACGCTAATTTTGTAGACAGATGGGGAGCATGGAGACCTTTCCCAAAACATATTTTTGAAAAAGTAGAAGACCCGCTATCCTTTAATTACAACCCTCCGATAAGCAGTGGTCCATACGTTCTAAAAGATTATGATCGTGCTGGTTATTGGACACTTTGGGAAAAAAGGGAAGATTGGGATAGAACACCAACTGGAATGTTGTTTGGTGAGCCAAAACCAAAATACGTACTTTTCTATTACTATGGAGAAGCTACAAATCAAGTAATTGCACAAGCCAACCATAACTTAGACATGGCAGATTTAACAATGGAAGCATTCAGAGCACTCATTCAAAGGAATCAATACTCAAGGGGATACAGAATAGAATACCCGTGGGTAGTTAACACGGATCCATGTATGACAGGTGTTATATTCAATACTGATGTATATCCATACAACATAAAAGATGTAAGGTGGGCATTAACTCTCGCAATAGATATAGTAGATTACATAGGGATAGCGTTTGATGGTGCTGCACCTATGGGCGCACTTCACCTTCCTCCTATGCCGGTTTACCAAGAATGGTACTATGAACCATTAGAAGATTGGTTGAAGAATTTCACATTAGACATAGAAGTTAATGGGAGACCATTCAAACCGTACGATCCAACGGCTACATTAAGAGCAGCCCAATATGCGAGAGAAAGAGGATACGAGGTACCAAACGATATAGAAGCGTTGAAAGAGATGTTTGGACCAGGATGGTGGAAATACGCACCTGATGTAGCGGAACAACTGTTAGAAAGGAATGGATTTACAAAAGATAAAAATGGCAAATGGTTGTTACCAGACGGTACACCTTGGAAAATTAATATTATTGCCAATGCAAATCCTTCACATCCTGCACATAGGAATGCACTTGCTGCAGCACAACAATGGAGAAACTTTGGTATAGATGTTTCAGTTACTCCTAGTGAACAAGATGCAAGTATTGTTGTATCAGGTAACTTTGAAGTCAGTGCCCAATGGCCTGCATCTGAGCCGTGGGGTGGTCATCCTGATTTGTACCGTGTTTTTTCAAGTACACACTCAAAATACTACCAACCTATAGGAGAAAATGCTATTACTAATTTGGGACCTGCACCAGGCAGATGGACAGATCCGAGAATGGATAAGGTTATAGAAGGAATGGAAAAGGTAGACTGGGATAGTGAGGAAAACATGGAATTAGGTATAGAAGGGTTAAAAATACTTGTAGAAGAAATGCCTTCAATTCCAACTTTTGGATATCCTGGAGTAGTAGGATGGGATGAGTATTATTGGACGAATTATCCTGGTGCTGAAAATCCATATATGATTCCCTATCATCACTGGCCTAACTTCAAATACGTACTGCCCTTTCTTGAACCAACAGGAAGGAAATAA